A window of Roseiflexus castenholzii DSM 13941 genomic DNA:
ATGAATGGAAGATTGGCTCAACGGGTTGGGTGGCGAACGCTTCTGCTCATTCCACACCGGTTTATGGTACGATGTATGTCAATGGCTCTGTCATCAGGATCAGAGAGGATGCACGTGGACCTCCTCGGCAAAACGGCGCCCGATCCTCTTTGCCGGAGAAAATCACCCGAATCGCTCTTGCCGGTATGCTGCGAAACGTGGGCTGGAACACGAGATGAACTCGCAACAGCCTGCCTTTGCTCCGAAAACACGAGTGTTGACACAACAGCACCCTGTGTGCTACATTCACATCTGCGCTGCTGTTAAGGACTATTTCGATGACTCGTAACCGTCAGTTGGACAGGCTTCTCCCCGCGCACGCCGATAATGAACCGCTCTTCTCCAAACAGGGACAGATCGTTGCCGCTCTGGCGCGCTCGCTGCTCGAACGAACGCCAGGCGAGCGGATCACACGTGTTCATGAGTACGCTGCGCGCCTGGATGCCAGTGTCGGGACTGTGCAGGCCGGGTTGCAGTACCTGACATCCATTGGCGCCGTGCATCTCGAAGCGCGGGGACGGCTCGGCACATATGTCGTCGCTATTGATTATCCTCTTTTGTGGTCGATTGCAATGCGCCGTCCGCTGGTTGGCGCGCTTCCACTCATCTATTCGCGTCGCCTGAGCGGGCTGGCCACGGCTGTGCGCGCACAATTCGACCGCCTGCCGATTGATCTGGAACTACGCTTCATTCGCGGCGCCGGTCAGCGCGTGCGGGCGCTGACGTTCCAGCAATGCGATTGGGCGCTCCTCTCACGCCACGCCGCGTTGCAATATCCAGACATCGATGTGGTCGTGGAACTTGGTCCAGAGACGTATATGGCCCAGCATGTGCTGATCCTGCGCGATGCGGCTACACCCGGCATCCAGGACGGTATGCGGATCGGGGTGGATCCATCGTCTGCCGATCACACGCTCATTGTGCACACAACCTGCCGTGGACGTGAGGTCAAGTTTATCGAGATCGATTATGCGGAGGGACTGCGCCTGGTGATGAGCGGCGTTATCGATGGAACTATCTGGAGTTGTGAGGACGTGCCATCCGAAATCACCGATCTGCGAATCATCCCATTGAGCGCGAACGACTACCCAGCACTTGTGGCGCTTGGCACGGCGGTGATGGTCGTTGATAAGGGAAACCGGTCAGTTGCTGCGTTGCTTGGCGCGGCTATCGAGATGAATGAATTGCACCTGATCCAGAACGAGGTGCTGGAGCGACGCCGCACACCTTCCTACTGAATGGAAACCTGCCATGTCGGAAATGACCATCGCCGGCGCCGCCGACGCCTGGGCCACTGCTCAATACTCACGCCGCAAACCGCCGGCGCCCTCCACAATTGCCACGTACTGTAATGCATGGCGCTCGTTTGCAGCCTGGGCGCACTGCGAAGGGAAGCGTGTCGTTGCCGACATCGCAGCCTCCGATCTGGGTGCATGGATCGATTCGCTCAATGGCATGGCGGATGGCACGGTGCTCACGTATGGTCACGGCGCTCTGGCAATCTGCAAGTTCCTTGCCGATCGCGGTCACCTGCGCTGCGATCTGGCGCTGCTACGCCTGCACCTGCGCGATGCACTGCCGCGCGCCTATGCCGGCCGCGCGCCCGATGTCCCCGATCTGCGCAGATTGGTGACGTTCTACGACGGTGAATTGCCCGCCGGCGAACCAGGGAGCCGCGCAGAGCGCAACCGCCTGAATATGCTGCGCAACGCTGCACTGTTGCACACCCTCTTTTCCACTGGCGCGCGAATCTCCGAGGTGTTGAGCCTGAATGTCGGTGATGTGCGCGCCGATAACGGCCGTATTGTTCCTCGCGCTTTCGTGATCGGCAAGGGACAGCGCCGTCGCGCTGTTTTTCTCCGTGCGCACGCACAACAGGCAATTCTGCGCTACCTCCACGCGCGGCATGCCGCGTTTCCGCGCGCCGATGCCCTCTTCATCTCTCACGGTCCACGTGGCGCCGGCGGACGGTTGGGGCGCATCGCAGCGTGGGAGATCGTGACCGGCGCCGCTCATCGCGTGGCAGACCAGATCGAATGCGAGGGACGCATTCGAGAAGCGCGCGCGTTGCGGACCGTGACCCCCCACACCTTCCGCCACTTCGTTGCCACCTGGCTCCTCAACGAAGGCGCTCAACTCTCCGAGGTTTCGGCGATTTTGGGTCACGCCAACACCCGCATTACCGAGCAGTACTACGCGCGTCACACGGATGAACAGCTGCAAGAACTGCACGATCAATTCGCGCCCGATCCGGAATCGGAATGATTTTACCTGCCCTTAATGCATTCTTGATACTCATGCGTTATGATGGTGTATCGACTGTGGTATACTCAGGAGAAATCACCCGCTCACCCGAAATCTAAGGAGAGTTTTCCGTATGCGCATTCTCGTCCTTGGCGGCGACGGCTACCTGGGCTGGCCGACCGCATTGCACCTCTCGCAGCGCGGCCACGAGGTGGCTGTCCTCGACAACTTCTCACGGCGACTCTGGGATCACGAACTCGGCGCTGAAAGCCTGACCCCTATTGAAACGCTGCAACAGCGCGTCGCAGTCTGGCGTCAGATCACCGGTAAGATCATTACCCCGTTCATTGGCGATCTGTGCGATTACACGTTCCTGGAACCGGTGATCCGCGATTTCCAACCGGAGGCGGTTGTCCATTTCGGTGAGCAGCGGAGCGCCCCCTACTCGATGATCGACCGCCAGCACGCTGTGTTCACCCACGTCAACAATGTCGTCGGCACGCTGAACCTGCTCTACGCGCTCGCCGACCATGCGCCGGATTGCCATCTGGTCAAACTGGGAACAATGGGAGAGTATGGCACTCCGAATATCGACATTGAAGAGGGGTACATCACCATCACACACAAGGGACGCACCGATACCCTCCCCTACCCCAAACAACCCGGCAGCTGGTACCACGCGACCAAAGTCCACGATAGCACCAACATCCTGTTTGCCTGCCGCATTTGGGGATTGCGCGCAACCGACCTGAATCAGGGGGTCGTCTACGGTGTGGAAACGCCAGAAACAACCATGGACCCGCGACTGGCAACGCGCTTCGACTACGATGGCGTTTTCGGAACGGCGCTCAATCGCTTCCTGGTGCAGGCGGTCGTCGGCCTGCCACTGACGGTCTATGGAAAAGGCGGGCAGACGCGCGGCTTCCTCGATATTCGCGACACGCTGGCGTGTGTCGAGATTGCCATCCTCAACCCGGCGCCACGCGGTGAACTGCGCGTGTTCAATCAGTTCACCGAGCAGTTCAACGTCGCCGGTCTCGCCGAAGCGGTGCGCGAAGCGGCACAGGAGTTCGGTCTCGATGTCGCCATTCACCACCTGCCCAATCCACGCGTTGAGAAAGAAGAACATTACTACAATGCCGCAAATACGCGCCTGCTTGATCTGGGGCTAAAGCCACATTACCTGAGTGAGACGCTGCTCGAATCGGTGATGCGCGTGGTGATGCATCACCGTGATCGGGTGCGGCCCGAATTGATCATGCCCGCCGTCAACTGGCGCCGCACGCACAATCCGGTTCTGCCAACCGAGGAACCGGTCATTCAGCAGCCCTAAGTGCGCCTACAATGAGCAGGGCGCCCGGACTGCCTCCGATGCGTAGGGGCAGGACACCTGTGCCTGCCCCACCCAATCGACTCCGCATCCGTAAGGACAGGACACCCGTGCCTGCCCGCCACGCTCCCGCCTGCGGGCGCCCCTACGACGGATTACTGACATATGCGCGAACTTCAGACGCAGGAATGCGAATCTGTTGCATCGTGTCACGGTTGC
This region includes:
- the yhfZ gene encoding GntR family transcriptional regulator YhfZ — protein: MTRNRQLDRLLPAHADNEPLFSKQGQIVAALARSLLERTPGERITRVHEYAARLDASVGTVQAGLQYLTSIGAVHLEARGRLGTYVVAIDYPLLWSIAMRRPLVGALPLIYSRRLSGLATAVRAQFDRLPIDLELRFIRGAGQRVRALTFQQCDWALLSRHAALQYPDIDVVVELGPETYMAQHVLILRDAATPGIQDGMRIGVDPSSADHTLIVHTTCRGREVKFIEIDYAEGLRLVMSGVIDGTIWSCEDVPSEITDLRIIPLSANDYPALVALGTAVMVVDKGNRSVAALLGAAIEMNELHLIQNEVLERRRTPSY
- a CDS encoding tyrosine-type recombinase/integrase → MSEMTIAGAADAWATAQYSRRKPPAPSTIATYCNAWRSFAAWAHCEGKRVVADIAASDLGAWIDSLNGMADGTVLTYGHGALAICKFLADRGHLRCDLALLRLHLRDALPRAYAGRAPDVPDLRRLVTFYDGELPAGEPGSRAERNRLNMLRNAALLHTLFSTGARISEVLSLNVGDVRADNGRIVPRAFVIGKGQRRRAVFLRAHAQQAILRYLHARHAAFPRADALFISHGPRGAGGRLGRIAAWEIVTGAAHRVADQIECEGRIREARALRTVTPHTFRHFVATWLLNEGAQLSEVSAILGHANTRITEQYYARHTDEQLQELHDQFAPDPESE
- a CDS encoding NAD-dependent epimerase/dehydratase family protein — translated: MRILVLGGDGYLGWPTALHLSQRGHEVAVLDNFSRRLWDHELGAESLTPIETLQQRVAVWRQITGKIITPFIGDLCDYTFLEPVIRDFQPEAVVHFGEQRSAPYSMIDRQHAVFTHVNNVVGTLNLLYALADHAPDCHLVKLGTMGEYGTPNIDIEEGYITITHKGRTDTLPYPKQPGSWYHATKVHDSTNILFACRIWGLRATDLNQGVVYGVETPETTMDPRLATRFDYDGVFGTALNRFLVQAVVGLPLTVYGKGGQTRGFLDIRDTLACVEIAILNPAPRGELRVFNQFTEQFNVAGLAEAVREAAQEFGLDVAIHHLPNPRVEKEEHYYNAANTRLLDLGLKPHYLSETLLESVMRVVMHHRDRVRPELIMPAVNWRRTHNPVLPTEEPVIQQP